A region of Plasmodium falciparum 3D7 genome assembly, chromosome: 12 DNA encodes the following proteins:
- a CDS encoding kelch domain-containing protein, putative → MNIINYLYQKSKNIYNRNTNLYNYNNIENENLISNFVDVTNNSNLCYSKESSSQSSIFMNKSDHIYRNKKNKKKKKIIKKDQSIIENDSMSNNSSTNYYGDFYNNNMNNYKDVIKKKKYYKGDETFVCYNINKKEKNKMNINENKKFKGKYYNDNINVNINKYDIKSKYEDKNKCNNNIKNNLNFTKSTSNNNKINDNDLIKKNVYEFNIDNIGFDSKVYKNRCDGVCVLNDNIYIFDKIKKCIYLYTPYNNVWYIFLNIYEEMSLRKNTLLSLCSSDIKNDINVNINKSYYKYHNNISFINYTDMVYLNNSLFIISSNAHFMNICKINVHNMNTLFSTIVVDTFNDEINNFQSFFNLIKRKSNLKCDRKIVNNKKDTKKENKEWDIFDDKYIYKCDDDNHSDDNSDGHSGVHSIHNNNKKKYKYKNNSLDKYSSNCFPLDNRRNISSDSLYDDYKNIQNDLSCDNHVVSNNFYNQIECNNSKVSRKESRDLQESIKDIHQNENIGGNQFYFNSKNEYYNNYVEYVNGMSEIYEFLQNEKNNFFKKKKRIIKARDYFSICSVHEDCYSLIYLFGGKGNTIKNNDEYVDVIYNDLYLYDFYNNKWIELYPYSENEKNKNINFEQINENSLVDDIHIKKRNDNFLLDIEKNVNTCNEKKSYSDDICDDIFDEQKNYDNNFSLFSCNNTVPKNLEQNNDPSNVSNKSLGKNTYEQITTTIGTIGTISSTNLGNDIFETLGEGTEFRESFDNVICSSSTTNMKNSKQKKDINYKMSQNIVSLLNNSVNTKDDNENNNNNDDNIINRNNINDYRSDDMCNLISDSSDILDFKHINNDKCEKNGMNMYPDDTYNMNHNKINILTNEETNIYHERNDFLCFNCLNNKKCTYICDIIKNDIKIKRVQWLGKRAGHSCVYYKSNLYFFGGIDFYSFNSNKINLNFCNNLFIYNIETNKCFEIIGKGEIPEKRYRHSCVLINDYMFIIGGECKNSSLPKYDIYFYDFSNSVWTEIVINSKIGSNSLYKTVWLENFGSIYFFGSSIIRLTKKDFQYLPYNKNKKKQENIHTNKKDYSAKNYFLSKSTFVNKTNRFQ, encoded by the coding sequence atgaatataataaattacttATACCAGAAaagcaaaaatatatataatagaaatacaaatttatataattataataatatagaaaatgaaaatctCATAAGTAATTTTGTGGACGTAACAAATAACAGTAACCTTTGTTACTCCAAGGAATCATCTTCACAAAGTTCcatatttatgaataaaaGTGATCACATATATaggaataaaaagaataaaaaaaagaaaaaaataataaagaaggaTCAAAGTATTATTGAAAATGATAGTATgagtaataatagtagtactAATTACTATGgtgatttttataataataatatgaataattataaggatgtgataaaaaaaaagaaatattataaaggAGATGAGACATTtgtatgttataatataaataaaaaagaaaaaaataaaatgaatattaatgagaataaaaaattcaaaggaaaatattataatgataatataaatgtgaatataaataaatatgatataaaatcaaaatatgaggataaaaataaatgtaataataatataaagaataatttGAATTTTACTAAAAGtacaagtaataataataagattaatgataatgatttgataaagaaaaatgtatatgaatttaatattgataatattgGATTCGATTCAAaagtttataaaaatagatGTGATGGTGTATGTgtattaaatgataatatatatatttttgataaaataaaaaaatgtatatatttgtatacaccatataataatgtatggtatatctttttaaatatatatgaagaaatgTCTCTAAGAAAAAATACACTTTTGTCTTTATGTAGTAgtgatattaaaaatgatattaatgtaaatataaataaatcatattataaatatcataataatatttcatttattaattataccGACATGGTCTACTTAAAcaattctttatttattataagtaGTAATGCacattttatgaatatttgtaaaattaaTGTACATAATATGAATACACTTTTTTCAACTATAGTCGTAGATACATTtaatgatgaaataaataatttccaatccttttttaatttaattaaaaggAAGAGTAATCTCAAATGTGATAGGAAAATagtaaataacaaaaaagatacgaaaaaggaaaacaaaGAATGGGATATATttgatgataaatatatatataaatgtgatgatgataatcatagtgatgataatagTGATGGTCATAGTGGTGTTCATtctattcataataataataaaaagaaatataagtACAAAAATAACAGCCTTGATAAATATTCAAGTAATTGTTTTCCTTTAGATAATCGTAGAAATATATCAAGCGATAGTTTATATGACGATTATAAGAACATACAAAATGATTTATCTTGTGATAACCATGTTGTgtcaaataatttttataaccaAATTGAGTGCAACAATAGTAAGGTATCAAGAAAAGAATCAAGGGATTTACAAGAAAGtataaaagatatacatCAGAACGAAAACATAGGGGGTAaccaattttattttaatagtaaaaatgaatattataataattatgtagaATATGTCAATGGTATGTCCGAAATTTATGAGTttttacaaaatgaaaaaaataattttttcaaaaaaaagaaacgaATTATAAAAGCTCGAGATTATTTTTCAATTTGTAGTGTTCATGAAGATTGTTATTCATTAATTTACTTATTTGGAGGTAAAGGAAATACAATTAAAAACAACGACGAATATGTAGatgttatttataatgatttatatttatatgatttttataataacaaatggATAGAATTATATCCATATAGCGAAAAtgagaaaaacaaaaatattaattttgaacaaattaatgaaaatagTTTGGTTGATGATATACatatcaaaaaaagaaatgataatttcttattagatatagaaaaaaatgtaaatacatgtaatgaaaaaaaatcatattcTGATGATATATGTGATGACATTTTTGATGAACAAAagaattatgataataactTTTCATTATTCTCATGTAATAATACTGTGCCCAAGAATTTggaacaaaataatgatCCTTCAAATGTGTCTAATAAATCTTTaggaaaaaatacatatgagCAAATTACCACAACTATAGGAACTATTGGAACAATTAGTAGTACAAATTTGGGGAATGATATTTTTGAAACTTTAGGTGAAGGGACAGAATTTAGAGAATCTTTTGATAATGTAATTTGTTCTTCTTCTACaacaaatatgaaaaatagtAAACAGAAAAAGgatattaattataagaTGAGTCAAAATATTGTTAGTTTGTTGAATAATTCTGTTAATACTAAAGATGATaatgagaataataataataatgatgataatattattaatagaaataatattaatgattatCGTAGTGACGATATGTGTAACCTCATTTCTGACTCATCAGATATATTAGattttaaacatataaataatgacaaATGTGAGAAAAATGGTATGAATATGTATCCAgatgatacatataatatgaatcataataaaattaatattttaacaaatgaagaaacaaatatatatcatgaaAGGAATGATTTTCTTTGTTTTAAttgtttaaataataaaaagtgcACATATATTtgtgatataataaaaaatgatataaaaataaaacgtGTACAATGGTTAGGTAAAAGAGCTGGACATTCGtgtgtatattataaaagcaatttatatttttttgggGGTATAGATTTTTATAGCTTTAACAGTAATAAAATCaatttaaatttttgtaataatttatttatatataatatagaaacGAATAAATGTTTTGAAATTATTGGAAAAGGAGAAATACCTGAAAAGAGATATAGACATAGTTGTGTTTTAATTAAtgattatatgtttataatagGTGGCGAATGTAAAAATTCCTCCTTACCaaaatatgatatttatttttatgatttttcAAATTCAGTATGGACCGAAATTGTTATAAATTCCAAAATTGGTTCAAActcattatataaaaccGTATGGTTAGAAAATTTTGGatccatttatttttttggatCATCTATAATAAGGTTAACTAAAAAGGATTTCCAGTATTtaccatataataaaaataagaaaaaacaagaaaaCATTCATACGAATAAAAAGGATTATAGTgctaaaaattattttttaagtaAATCAACATTTGTTAATAAAACGAATCGGTtccaataa
- a CDS encoding zinc finger protein, putative yields the protein MSISNSSEQANHKNMEDDLNLGENNNNHNFISNDDGSFIDDNNIIEDECITPKDDEENINSKRKKKTGKMNNEENKNIRLGRRNDQSRCDQGNTINYLQQNNNVNINSVSNALHNVINEVMNSCVAHMNNNNNNNNMNNSNHNNNNNNIHNIHNINNNRSTYNNLNFNMFSLNNNNTCNYNNEPNNYFLQDGVHAESNNADDDEILVQNNDGEENHVDQEGHGHGHRSRHRQRQRRQQEDEDNHRSINELQDDENYNNNNNNISNNNNNPNDEQNTSENEDHNNDGDNNNEDDDEENDELELEDDEHDDDDDDDNDEENDDQLNLEHLNMISSYERRNKVQNRINHQNNNNSNNNINNNNNNNNNIFVNNLHNNNQNNNSLNQLSGVHNNNENLYNDSGERYNLSNNNSSLILKNDKKKNNNNNNNNTSKNNMNNITSNNKSLSHINTLNSSIIDNLTQYLQKELTCPICLDYFYLPVTMNCGHTFCRYCIGHNKLNGKNCPLCRQPLGNTACINTIISNLVRIYNLRRKSLKIYKSIEIVNTVDEMWWNENFIKPQVSVSLFLRIFLHDMISPPIFFDDLTSCVIDFFTVNKLWSKAKWVFNIKDCRVFSELIGYDKDDKETTSERLHAWVERYITQNPSMCMRKDEKVILKLYQDRTHRIDSHVFDSSVLPNRLPWDGGRHAKSLIHMPHSSVSLSHLLFVKAENNNIGVVDCGSTIGTMIKVNNYHVLKEGDVIHIGDRLEVTVSIDKNTAGMPYKGYVWNKNANKVLDRHELNELIKMETNSNQDIFITEDQIPSYCENIESNLLIKFDFGTTKEEITPKTEYIDPKGVVLGRGPYAQSSYKKISVTNSNGYVSREHCLIYYDGSKDAGERWLLRDTSTLGTFLKIKPFSNPIPLPIGSIFKAGQCKIEVCSHDSAQFIQYPERSISLHNTNNPPNTDNNNNNNNNADNRNNDNDNNNTNNNNNNNNNNNNNGGSNNSSGSTNNNGGNNSANNHTNNNNNNNNNNNNNSNNNSNNNNSNNNNNNNSNNNSNNNNHSSSSNNAPNSSHANNNHSNDNNINNNYRNNHVHTCISNNSYHRNSGNTNNFSNNMHSSYNNIINGIYNYQNNSRNLNNSSSFGRTNILQDNSHHENMSNMANQNNNFEAIVQNLFQRNVNTLGRENNPSLFSSRNEQLRLNNNHNIMNNNNTNNNNNNNNNNNNNNNNNNNNNNNGNNNNHCSHGDTYFYNYLRYSVNNNGRNHNNSGSIDYLNDNEESDNNNNNNNNNNSSTKERNNNRSSVNDSCIVENHQHYHQNNNNNNNDNNNDEHDHNNNNSSGHGNNNNNNSNSHSNSQNNNNNNNSNSNSNHNHGNGHNNYNKSHSNNHNYNHLNVNTPDYPFNVNTRFREHAYNSSLGSCFLKNKNSEMQIPQLNCTLNSNHNNMNNFVNCNDNNYNFIPYNLDQSNSKYENNISFINNNNNNNNNYNNNYNNNNNMINMINMNSLNNQHTAALDNTNSLFNIDKFTLERRNINICANINSIFNNINRDSPCLDNRVNLASNETIQNAPIRNMHSLNVNKKSEKPKTNDVYKNINKNNIERKNSKNGLKKFLINNNKLDILLKKKRNHSETFLYTNQMSTTQDEEETGPNTINTTNYAEAGGIYNEMNSLKLIYNYINNLNINNKKTNVSPTNNIIECNSDLKLENNANTKNLNSLICSGEFNHITENNHNNNNNNNMNSMINNINSHNHIYNNNQNNINHFNDLHHSYNNINDPIIIGDIKTKKLLFSDHNNVNQNSFFQSIKMNN from the coding sequence atgagTATATCAAATTCAAGCGAGCAAGctaatcataaaaatatggaGGATGATTTAAATTTaggagaaaataataataaccataattttatatctaaTGATGATGGTAGTTTtattgatgataataatataattgaaGATGAGTGTATTACTCCTAaggatgatgaagaaaatataaattcaaaaagaaaaaaaaaaactggaaaaatgaataatgaggagaataaaaatataagattAGGAAGAAGAAATGATCAATCTAGATGTGATCAAGGTAACACAATAAATTATCttcaacaaaataataatgtaaatattaattCTGTAAGTAATGCCTTACATAATGTAATAAATGAAGTCATGAATAGTTGCGTGGCTCACatgaataataacaataataataataatatgaataatagtaatcataataataataataataatatacataatatacataatattaataataatcgTTCAACCTATAACAATTTAAATTTTAACATGTTCTctcttaataataataatacttgtAACTATAACAATGAaccaaataattattttttacaagaCGGAGTACATGCAGAAAGTAATAACGCCGACGATGACGAAATTCTTGTACAAAACAATGACGGAGAAGAAAACCATGTTGATCAAGAAGGACATGGACATGGACATAGAAGTAGACATAGACAAAGACAAAGAAGACAACAAGAAGATGAAGATAATCATAGAAGTATAAATGAATTACAAGATGacgaaaattataataataataataataatattagcaataataataataatccaAATGATGAACAGAATACTAGCGAAAATGAagatcataataatgatggagataataataatgaagatgatgatgaagaaaatgatgaacTTGAGCTTGAGGATGATGAACATGACGAcgacgatgatgatgataatgatgaggAAAATGATGATCAATTAAATTTAGAACATCTTAATATGATATCATCATatgaaagaagaaataagGTACAAAATAGAATTAatcatcaaaataataacaacagtaataataatattaataataataataataataataataatatttttgttaataacttacataataataatcaaaataataatagtttaAATCAACTTAGTGGTgtccataataataatgagaatCTTTATAATGATTCAGGAGAACGATACaatttatcaaataataattcaagtttaattcttaaaaatgataaaaaaaaaaataataataataataataataatactagtaaaaataatatgaacaatattaCTAGTAACAATAAATCCTTATCACATATTAATACCTTAAATAGCTCTATTATAGATAACCTTACtcaatatttacaaaaagaATTAACGTGTCCAATATGCTTAGATTATTTCTATTTACCTGTAACGATGAATTGTGGACATACGTTTTGTCGTTATTGTATTGGACATAATAAATTGAATGGAAAGAATTGTCCTTTATGTAGACAACCTTTAGGAAATACCGCTTGTATAAATACTATAATTTCGAACTTGGttcgtatatataatttaagaagaaaatctttaaaaatatataaatccaTAGAGATTGTTAATACTGTTGATGAAATGTGGTGGaatgaaaattttataaaacctCAAGTTAgtgtttcattatttttaagaatatttttacatgATATGATCTCACCTCCTATATTTTTTGATGATCTAACTTCCTGTGTTATTGATTTCTTTACTGTAAATAAACTATGGTCCAAAGCTAAATGggtatttaatataaaagattgTCGAGTTTTTTCAGAACTTATTGGTTATGATAAAGATGATAAAGAGACCACCAGTGAAAGATTACATGCATGGGTGGAACGTTATATAACTCAAAATCCATCTATGTGTATGAGAAAAGATGAAAAggttattttaaaattatatcaaGATAGAACACATAGAATAGATAGCCATGTTTTTGATTCATCTGTTTTACCTAATCGTTTACCATGGGATGGAGGTAGACATGCAAAAAGCTTAATACATATGCCACATTCATCAGTATCTTTatcacatttattatttgtaaaagcagaaaataataatataggtgTAGTAGATTGTGGTTCTACTATCGGTACTATGATCAAGgtaaataattatcatgTATTAAAAGAAGGTGATGTAATACATATAGGAGATAGATTAGAAGTAACCGTATCCATTGATAAGAATACAGCAGGCATGCCATATAAAGGATATGTATGGAATAAAAATGCAAATAAAGTATTAGATAGACATgaattaaatgaattaattaaaatggaAACAAATAGTAATCAAGATATTTTCATAACAGAAGATCAAATACCTTCCTATTGTGAAAATATAGAATCAAAcctattaattaaatttgaTTTTGGTACCACCAAAGAAGAAATTACACCGAAAACGGAATATATAGATCCTAAAGGTGTAGTATTAGGAAGAGGCCCATATGCTCAATCcagttataaaaaaatatcagtGACCAATTCAAATGGTTATGTATCTAGAGAACAttgtttaatttattatgatgGATCAAAAGATGCTGGTGAAAGATGGTTATTAAGAGATACAAGTACATTAGGAACATTTCTTAAGATAAAACCTTTTTCTAATCCCATCCCCTTGCCTATAGGTTCTATATTTAAAGCTGGTCAGTGTAAAATAGAGGTATGTTCTCATGACTCGGCTCAATTTATTCAGTACCCGGAAAGATCCATATCATTGCATAATACAAACAACCCCCCAAACACggataacaacaacaataataataataatgcgGATAATAGAAATAACGACAACGATAATAACAATAcaaataacaacaacaataataataataataataataataatggtggaagtaataatagtagtggAAGTACAAACAATAATGGAGGAAATAACAGCGCAAATAATcatactaataataataataataataataataataataataataatagtaataataatagtaataataataatagtaataataataataataataatagtaataataatagtaataataataatcatagtagtagtagtaataatgcTCCCAATAGTAGTCATGCTAACAACAACCATtcaaatgataataacattaataataattatagaaATAACCATGTTCATACATGTATTTCGAATAATTCTTATCATCGTAATTCAGGAAACACGAATAATTTTTCAAACAATATGCATTcgagttataataatataatcaatggtatatataattatcaaaataattcAAGAAATTTAAATAACTCTTCATCATTCGGTAGAACAAATATTCTACAAGATAATTCTCATCATGAAAATATGTCAAACATGGCTAATCAGAATAATAACTTTGAGGCAATTGTTCAAAATTTATTTCAAAGAAATGTAAACACATTAGGAAGGGAAAATAACCCTTCTCTATTCTCATCAAGAAATGAACAACTGCgcttaaataataatcacaACATCatgaataataacaacaccaacaacaataataataataacaacaataataataataacaacaataataataataataacaataataatggaaataataataaccatTGTAGTCATGGAGATACCTACTTTTATAACTATCTACGCTATAGTGTTAATAACAATGGACGTAACCATAACAACAGCGGTAGTATAGATTATTTGAATGATAACGAAGAAagtgataacaataataataataataataataataatagtagtactAAAGAAAGAAACAATAATAGATCAAGTGTAAATGATTCCTGTATTGTAGAAAACCATCAACATTATCaccaaaataataataataataataatgataataataatgacgaacatgatcataataacaacaatagtAGTGGCCATgggaacaataataataataatagtaatagtcaTAGTAATtcacaaaataataacaataacaataatagtaatagtaacaGTAATCATAATCATGGGAATGGAcacaataattataacaagAGTCATAGTAATAATCACAATTATAATCATCTTAATGTCAACACTCCTGATTACCCTTTTAACGTTAATACTAGATTCAGAGAACATGCATATAATTCGAGTTTGGGAAGCTGCtttcttaaaaataaaaattcagAAATGCAAATACCACAATTAAATTGTACTTTAAATAGTAaccataataatatgaataattttgttaattgtaatgataacaattataattttattcctTACAATTTGGATCAAAGCAATagtaaatatgaaaataatatatcctttataaataataacaataataataataataattacaataataattacaataataataataatatgattaatatGATTAATATGAATAGCTTGAATAATCAACATACTGCTGCTTTGGATAATAcaaattcattatttaatatagacAAATTTACATtagaaagaagaaatataaacatatgtgcaaatataaattcaatctttaataatattaatagggATAGTCCTTGTTTAGATAATCGAGTAAATCTGGCTTCGAACGAAACCATACAAAATGCTCCTATTCGAAATATGCATTCATTAAacgtaaataaaaaatcagAGAAACCAAAAACTAACgatgtttataaaaatattaataaaaataatatagaaagaaaaaatagtAAAAATGGACTCAAAAAGTTcctaattaataataacaaattagatattttattaaaaaaaaaaagaaaccaTTCTGAAACTTTCCTTTATACAAATCAAATGAGTACAACACAAGATGAGGAAGAAACAGGGCCCAATACTATAAATACAACAAATTATGCAGAAGCTGGGGgcatatataatgaaatgaattctcttaaattaatatataattatattaataatttaaatataaataataaaaaaacaaatgtaTCTCCTAccaataatattatagaatGTAATAGTGATTTGAAATTAGAAAATAATgcaaatacaaaaaatttaaattcaCTTATATGTTCAGGAGAATTCAATCATATAACCGAAAacaatcataataataataataataataatatgaatagtatgattaataacattaattctcataatcatatttataataataaccaaAACAACATTAATCATTTTAATGATCTTCATcattcttataataatattaatgatccAATAATCATAGGTGAtatcaaaacaaaaaaacttTTATTTTCCGATCACAACAATGTTAATcaaaattcattttttcagTCCatcaaaatgaataattaa
- a CDS encoding tetratricopeptide repeat protein, putative, with amino-acid sequence MSEEEVIANDSSNTNVDSDVDEQRELLETRTAQELFDMGRLEFKENKNYDVAAERFSMAVEKKVKELNIEGSIHSDLREFYLSFADALLTKEEEKNDLFEFLKKKKQVEVSDNEEAADKEEEVTDEQLAFEMFEFARKCFEKLLEEKKDVPKRDILNYTYVFIRLGDINLLNHFFFEALKEYEKCVDLREKYKVGDENLIAPLISLSQSYMFCGKRKEAVEYFEKVKKILLDVRQKTTPLPENTNEKIIRDTYDDVQIQINDLKRQIEEEGEEGKELGSQTIAKELVVTTKSEFDKSVLNKEKAEVTKITVSTVNNEEHVAKKRRINLSNYKN; translated from the exons atgtcag aAGAAGAAGTTATAGCTAATGATAGTTCAAATACGAACGTTGATTCCGATGTGGACGAACAGAGAG AACTTCTTGAAACAAGAACAGCTCAAGAATTATTTGATATGGGTAGATTGGAATttaaagaaaacaaaaattatgaCGTAGCAGCTGAACGTTTTTCAATGGCAGTCGAAAAAAA agtcaaagaattaaatattgAGGGAAGTATTCATAGCGATTTAAGAGAATTTTATTTAAGTTTTGCTGATGCTTTGCTCACAAAAGAGGAGGAAAAAAATGATCTGTTTgaattcttaaaaaaaa aaaaacAAGTTGAAGTGTCTGATAATGAGGAAGCCGCAGATAAAGAAGAGGAAGTTACCGACGaacaa ctTGCCTTTGAAATGTTCGAATTCGCAAGAAAATgttttgaaaaattattagaagAGAAAAAGGATGTACCTAAAAGGGACATTCTAAATTATACTTATGTCTTCATAAGGTTAGGagatattaatttattaaatcacTTTTTTTTCGAAGCCCTAAAg gaatatgaaaaatgcGTTGATTTACGAGAGAAATACAAAGTTGGAGATGAGAATTTAATCGCACCTTTAATATCATTATCACAGAGTTATATGTTTTGCGGAAAGAGGAAAGAAGCAGTAGAATACTttgaaaaagtaaaaaagatattattaGATGTAAGACAGAAAACAACTCCCCTTCCAGaaaatacaaatgaaaaaattataagagATACTTATGATGATGTACAAATACAAATTAATGATCTTAAAAGGCAAATCGAAGAAGAAGGTGAAGAAGGAAAAGAGTTAGGAAGTCAAACTATAGCCAAAGAATTGGTCGTAACAACAAAA tCCGAATTTGATAAATCTGTCTTAAATAAGGAAAAAGCTGAAGTTACTAAAATTACCGTATCAACAGTCAATAATGAAGAACATGTtgcaaaaaaaagaagaattaatctttctaattataaaaactaa
- a CDS encoding targeted glyoxalase II yields the protein MRFLKTLFSLNCLASVGFYKKFACKNLFFENSFIRKDLHTYFIDKRKYFHLNKKDICTNTIIIPFYKDNYSYIFYDDKEEGIVVDPADYNIINDISKKENIKIKHVLCTHKHSDHNNGNQYYYEKNINVYGIKEYDNKYINQDISNLTHFQINNFKINIFLSNFHSKNQVSYLIENDNNKSKKNIFFTGDFLFISGIGKNFEQDNEDLYNSINKLKLLDKQNIYIFCGHEYTLDNLKFALTVDSTNKNLLSFYDHVVNSNKNYPTVPTLLEHEYLYNPFLRCDQNDVRKSIDLYAKKKNIKIQQESDYIVILRLMKDNFKAS from the coding sequence atgagatttcttaaaacattattttctttaaattgTCTTGCCAGTGTTggattttataaaaagtttGCGTGtaagaatttattttttgaaaattcttttataagaaaagatctacatacatattttattgataaaagaaaatatttccatttaaacaaaaaggatatatgtactaatacaattataatacctttttataaagataattattcttatatattttatgatgaTAAAGAGGAAGGTATTGTTGTTGATCCTGcagattataatataataaatgatatatctaagaaagaaaatataaaaataaaacatgtCTTATGTACACATAAACATTCTGATCATAATAATGGaaatcaatattattatgagaaaaatataaatgtatatggtataaaagaatatgataataaatatattaatcaaGATATTTCAAATCTTACACATTtccaaattaataattttaaaataaacatattccTTTCTAATTTTCATAGTAAAAATCAAGTTTCTTATTTAAttgaaaatgataataataaatcaaagaaaaatatttttttcactggagactttttatttataagtgGAATAGGAAAAAATTTTGAACAAGACAATGaagatttatataattctataaataaattaaaattattagataaacaaaatatatacatattttgtgGTCATGAATATACACTcgataatttaaaatttgcTTTAACTGTTGATAGtactaataaaaatttattatcctTTTATGACCATGTTGTAAATTCAAACAAAAATTATCCTACTGTTCCTACATTACTTGAGcatgaatatttatataatccaTTCCTAAGATGTGATCAGAACGATGTAAGAAAATCTATAGATCTttatgcaaaaaaaaaaaacataaaaattcaACAGGAGAGTGATTATATAGTCATATTAAGATTAATGAAGGATAATTTTAAAGCCTCATAA